One Pogoniulus pusillus isolate bPogPus1 chromosome 22, bPogPus1.pri, whole genome shotgun sequence DNA segment encodes these proteins:
- the ARL10 gene encoding ADP-ribosylation factor-like protein 10 isoform X1, which yields MGAPRALRDLTLTLVAAVAALGSLLFIAWKIYFRGTATGTDWSGWWERELQELREREAPGDTVTWRHVLVLGLDGAGKSSILHYICSQRARKNIAPTYAFNSAQLCVEGLEMDLLEVGGSQNMRAYWHHYLSQAHVLVFVVDSVDRSRLLTARQELHALLDAEPLLPLVVLANKQDKSNALSTAELWEELALQTVNSEREIFLLPTSATWDSLSTTNSVLHVKNLLVTLLSQS from the exons ATGGGTGCGCCCCGCGCCCTCCGGGACCTGACGCTGACCCTGGTGGCCGCGGTGGCCGCCCTCGGCTCCCTTCTCTTCATCGCCTGGAAGATCTACTTCCGTGGCACCGCTACTGGCACCGACTGGAGCGGGTGGTGGGAGCGGGAGCTGCAAGAGCTGCGGGAACGAGAAGCCCCTGGTGACACG GTGACCTGGCGGCATGTACTGGTGCTGGGACTGGATGGAGCGGGGAAGAGCAGCATTCTGCACTacatctgcagccagagagCCAGGAAGAACATCGCTCCCACCTATGCCTTtaactctgcccagctctgtgtaGAGGGGCTGGAGATGGACCTACTAGAGG TGGGTGGCAGTCAGAACATGCGAGCATACTGGCACCACTACCTGAGCCAGGCCCACGTGCTGGTGTTTGTGGTGGACTCAGTGGACAGGTCGCGCTTGCTGACGGCACGTCAGGAGCTGCACGCCTTGCTGGATgctgagcctctgctgcccctgGTCGTGCTGGCCAACAAGCAG GACAAGAGCAATGCCCTGAGCACGGCAGAGTTGTGGGAGGAGCTGGCCTTGCAGACGGTCAACAGTGAGCGGGAGATCTTCCTCCTGCCCACCAGTGCAACCTGGGACAGCTTAAGCACCACTAACAGTGTCCTCCACGTGAAGAACCTGCTGGTCACTTTGCTCTCTCAGTCTTAA
- the ARL10 gene encoding ADP-ribosylation factor-like protein 10 isoform X2 → MGAPRALRDLTLTLVAAVAALGSLLFIAWKIYFRGTATGTDWSGWWERELQELREREAPGDTVTWRHVLVLGLDGAGKSSILHYICSQRARKNIAPTYAFNSAQLCVEGLEMDLLEVGGSQNMRAYWHHYLSQAHVLVFVVDSVDRSRLLTARQELHALLDAEPLLPLVVLANKQSLISWGLSFPVFIGSKAATTSAPANEF, encoded by the exons ATGGGTGCGCCCCGCGCCCTCCGGGACCTGACGCTGACCCTGGTGGCCGCGGTGGCCGCCCTCGGCTCCCTTCTCTTCATCGCCTGGAAGATCTACTTCCGTGGCACCGCTACTGGCACCGACTGGAGCGGGTGGTGGGAGCGGGAGCTGCAAGAGCTGCGGGAACGAGAAGCCCCTGGTGACACG GTGACCTGGCGGCATGTACTGGTGCTGGGACTGGATGGAGCGGGGAAGAGCAGCATTCTGCACTacatctgcagccagagagCCAGGAAGAACATCGCTCCCACCTATGCCTTtaactctgcccagctctgtgtaGAGGGGCTGGAGATGGACCTACTAGAGG TGGGTGGCAGTCAGAACATGCGAGCATACTGGCACCACTACCTGAGCCAGGCCCACGTGCTGGTGTTTGTGGTGGACTCAGTGGACAGGTCGCGCTTGCTGACGGCACGTCAGGAGCTGCACGCCTTGCTGGATgctgagcctctgctgcccctgGTCGTGCTGGCCAACAAGCAG AGTCTTATTTCTTGGGGCctgtcttttccagtcttcatAGGAAGCAAAGCTGCCACTACCAGTGCCCCAGCTAATGAGTTTTAG
- the KIAA1191 gene encoding putative monooxygenase p33MONOX, whose protein sequence is MNSRQPDAPALEQGGGARPGKMSLPVGVPRRAFSYDDGLEDTAPMTPPPADLCASVLWKEPIIPERKYQELSKMEEGDANMNAPVITPSSSTESVNRVPVVKAKATHIIMNSLITKQTQESIQRFEQQAGLRDAGYTPHKGLTTEETKYHRVAEAVHKLKMQNGDMTKDDKQTSSAQSTPSSTPHSSPKHRNRGWFSQGSSASITGPDFAMEKPGDNLPSERWSFFGPRAIQKSTTDPGGFTIQSYKGAQKPSPMELMRAQATRMSEDAVTFKPPKMDIPVTEGRKQSSRSHNIKPRDLNVLTPTGF, encoded by the exons ATGAACTCGCGGCAACCAGATGCTCCTG CGCTGGAGCAGGGCGGTGGGGCCCGCCCGGGCAAGATGTCGCTGCCCGTCGGTGTGCCGCGTCGGGCCTTCAGCTACGACGATGGCCTGGAGGACACGGCGCCCATGACGCCGCCGCCTGCAGACCTCTGCGCCAGCGTCCTGTGGAAGGAGCCGATCATCCCCGAGCGCAAGTACCAGGAGCTCTCGAAG atggaggaaggagatgctaACATGAATGCACCTGTCATAACTCCTTCATCATCCACTGAGAGTGTGAACAGGGTACCTGTGGTGAAGGCCAAGGCCACTCATATCATCATGAACTCTCTCATCACAA AGCAGACTCAAGAGAGCATTCAGCGCtttgagcagcaggcaggcctgAGAGATGCTGGCTACACTCCTCACAAAGGCCTCACTACTGAGGAGACCAAGTATCACCGTGTGGCTGAGGCAGTCCAT AAGCTAAAAATGCAGAATGGAGACATGACAAAAGATGACAAACAGACTTCTTCTGCTCAGtccaccccaagcagcacaccCCACTCCTCTCCCAAGCATAGAAACAG GGGCTGGTTTAGTCAGGGATCCTCTGCTTCTATCACTGGCCCAGACTTTGCCATGGAAAAACCAGGGGACAACTTGCCATCTGAAAGATGGAGCTTTTTTGGACCTAGAGCAATCCAGAAATCCACCACAGATCCAG GAGGATTTACCATCCAATCCTATAAAGGTGCCCAGAAGCCTTCCCCGATGGAGCTGATGCGTGCTCAGGCTACTAGGATGTCGGAGGATGCAGTCACATTCAAGCCACCCAAAATGGACATTCCAGTCACAgaaggcaggaaacaatcttCACGTTCCCATAATATCAAACCTCGGGATCTCAATGTGCTCACTCCCACAGGGTTCTAG